The genomic stretch gggacgaggaatgtgcctttatatttgtgtctttcagagtattttattaaattttgtttttgtatttgaagattatggttcagtgttttatgtataattgctactttacttttgagtcttctgtcatgaaggctttctaaatttagtgattttactaaaggtgttacactagtcaaatgtgaatattcgtttgttatgaatctcactgctctattttgtgtctgttccagtttcttaatgttttcttgagttgaggggtcccaaacagaggatgcatattctattattggcctaaccaaggttaaataacattttagttttatgttcttatttgatttatagaaatttcttttaataaacactaatgctttgttggattttttttatagtttcatcaatatgtggattccatgacagtttttcatttattataacacctaggtattttgcatttttagtctgtgttactggtttgccatgaataagatgagtggaattaatttgttttagtttttttgttactcttaacaactgacatttttctgggtggaaagacatgctccaatctgattcccatttctgtaattcatctaattctctttgtaaaatatctgtgacttgtgttgttttcattgttctatatattatgcaatcgtctgcaaattatctgacttttgttcctgaagtaatgcaatttggtaaatcatttatgtaaattaaaaatggtagtggacccaagactgttccttgaggtacacctgagtttactgttatctgtgttgatttagagccatttattattacagtttgttctctccctatcagaaaatctttaattcactgatgcagtggaccattaatgcagaaatattttaattttttaagcatactatggtggtgaactttgtcaaaaccttagtaaaatctagtaagatagcatctatttgttcattattatctaaacattttgaaaaatcatcaattagttctattagttgtgtttcacatgatctatatttcctaaagccatgttggtatggggtgaggacattatgtttgtctaagtggtttatgatgttgctacatattaagtgttctaggattttacatgtgatgctggtctgtagtttcctgggtcagatttttctccttttttaaataggggggtgacattagcttctttccagtcctttggtactctgccctggttaagcgatgcctgaaagagtattttgaacactggggctagctcattgcttagttctttgagtaatctagctggaataccatcaggtccagatgctttatttggtttggtgttggctaatagattttgaattccattttcttgtactactatatcttctatgttgtctacttggttgaaattaagtaatatgtctttgtctccggggctgagaatgctgatgcaaaataattgtttaggatgtttgctttagtttcattatcattatgtattatgttatgttcatcttttaatggccctatgcctgttgtttccattttcttagacttaatgtatgaccatacattgtttatgtattcactctgcagctgtctgcttactttttgggttaagtttttaatttttatatactttttgtaaactctttctgccttagtttctttaaattttctatataggttttccttctgtttagaAAACTTCTTTAGTCtgttattaaaccagcatttatttattttgtttgatgtgtatttagttggtatatgattttctataatgcttttaatatggtttttaatgaaattccagaggtcatcgactggttggttaatgtctttttctaataagaatgttttgttgaaagtttaatccagcttggtgtagttgtgttaggttacatttattccagagtaagatttttcttatgGGTTTTGTATtagctactgcttttatctgactgtgtatatTTAAGATCTCAtcgtctgatagaccagggataatatcataatcaactactaatccaggtctcttggttaagaagagatctaatgtgttgtttaatctggttggctttttaatgatttgatctaaacttaggttgtcttttctatgaaaagctcatttatgtccttaaggttttggtgtttatctatggttagtgttttccaatttatatcaggtaggttgaaatcacccataatccaaaaaactgcatttttatttgtctctttaagtgtagtaatctgattacatagttcctgcatgtattctaaactacaatttggtggtctgtaaatgctgcctattattagggatgttgaggtggtattaattttacaaaatgttgattctatattttttgagttagttaaggtaatttcttctgctattagagtgttttttattgctaaaagaactcctccatgattatcagccctatcttttctaaaaatttcataattactattgaaaatttctgcattataaatttcaggatgtagccaagtttctgttcccgcaattatgtctggttgctcacattctaataaaatttctaagtctgctgttttgttcctaaagctttgaaaatgtattactaaggttttaaggtattttggtattacttctttagtaggtttgtttaatgaggctgttgtattaattttagtagatttaggtttaacaggagtggatctggctagtggttctcctgatgtaaactgaggtaacccacacggtacacagtgccatgatgcgtctttgttgcctaaggcataatacacaggtgtattcatatggagacatgatgcatggtaccattcatcgcaggtgtcacattgaatggctttctgtttcatggtgcatacttttttgcagatgttgcatctatctttagatctaggccctggatttgactctacatctcctgctattaatattaactgtgataggtatttatttctgctgtgtctgattgagaacttccatatgtgatgggtaatcttctttaatgttatggatatgtatgttaggttatttttgaagttgcattgatCTAAattgtgatgattgattatgactgttgtttcctttttaagtttagtgttgactaaggtagatctagttctgtgttcagctagtgtgtatttagtaattattaggattaacagccagagcaatttcatgatgactgttgttgattttagtttttaaaggtctagtctaaatctagtttaaggtttacaatgcctaagttaagtctaagtctaaagtGAAAGcaaatttacaatgacaatcaaatcaaatggatggctgcctggtcgtgcggtttgcacgctggactgtcgttcggacttatcgatggtccctggttcaaaccctgcccgctcccatcccccgccgtcctgcgggaggtttggactaggaagtaattatcttcaactctgaaggaacatccgaaataagtaaaacattttacaaacaacattttacaaatggtttattcaaaatatagatctagactagatctagatctaattctagatcaatatatttacatgtataactaactatatagaatattactattagtagtattagtagatgattagtagatcttcaagagggatagtctctggatgcctttactctgtgttttatctatttattctatttatctatttctaTAAACAGAAGTTTCAGTAgttgaaaataaagaaataaaacattttataagcttttagtgttaacaattatttatgaaataattttgtgtcATTATATAATACTCATTAATGATGATGTACAGCTTCTTTATTTagcgaaacattttttttttcaattatagtATCTAATTGTTACCTTGggtgtttttaaaagttgactAGTATAATTTCAGGGTTTAATTTGTGAAATAAGTAGCACACCGGAATGTTGGTGCTAATTATTTTCAATGTGgaaatttgtttaatatttacattcctatttataacaaatatttttttttgtaattagtaGTTTATGAATTAAATTTCTTTGTCTTACAGGCAGATGATGTTCTAAAGCAGGAGATAAAAATGTCTTGTACTACTGAAAGTGATAAACCATTGTCCTTAGCATCAAGACTACTGGCTATGTCAAAGAAGGCAGACAGAAACTTTTATCCGGTGCCTATTATTTTGCCGAACTTAAAACTAACTGAACATGTATCTGTCGCAGAACTATCATCAATGAGTGAGGTAAGAGactgttgattttttaaaattaaatgctaGAAAAGAGATATCTTAGTTTTAACACTACTGGAATCTTTTTGGCTTTGAATATtggtatataaaaaaattaggaGGTACTGTAACTGAGTAGTAAAGTGTTTTGCTTCTGAACTGAAGAGGGTATGGGTCTGAATCCTGATGtggactgggattttaaatttgggAATCTTTTGGGGGCTTCTAAGTTCAGCTAAATCTAATGCATACCTGACATTAGAAGGGGAAAATTAAAgagcttggtcgttgtgctggctatatgacaaccttgttaattgtgagttacagaaacagatgacctttatagcTTCAGCCCTTTAGGATGACTGGTCATTTCATCGTTGGTCACTTCATCTCTGGTCATACCTGATTAAATATGTTTTCTTAGTCATTGTGTAATTGTAATGTTAAGGCTTTGTCTTTAAGCACTGatttaatctaatttttaaataaattatggctttttaATAGCGCtacttcatgcttatagcatgctcaagcgctttggtccaatctcatttgtggaccattggggggagggggtatctaggagaaggttattccgtgctgcctttaggtgctcagtaaatacaactctgccCAAGTTGGGTGTCGAAGCTCgagtccccttcataggtagccaagccaagttcaagcgtacttagcctcttgaccatgtATTTAGAATGTTTTTGGATATATTGAATATGTTATTAAAGTGTTTATAGAGTTCCCCCCTCCTCTTTTCATGCTTGTAGAGAAATGAAATCATATATTATAAAACAGGGTTGTATTTAgtcatattgtttctttttaatgtaaGGGCTATCAATATTATCCTGTTCATATTGCGTTATGTAATGATCAAAGGAAGTAGTGGTGGAAATAGGGAAAATCTTTTGAGATATGAGAATGATTAGATTACTTAAGagcatgccgctgataacttatctctTGATTTTTCAATTCTTATTTAATGTGTCATTCTTTTTGTTATgtacatgaaaataaaaatatgaaactaGTAGACCGGCGGTGTAGAATACGATGCTATTTTGCGTGGCcagtcttaagccactgcaacctatgcagccgcagtgggccctcactttcaaaggatccgcactaattcaaggtgtataaattattaaattaaaccattttataaattaaaactgATTTCCTgccctcctgtcaatttaccaggagctcctagaAATCACCAgttattgcaaaatatatgaaaaagttcttaaaatataaggaaatatatagaaaaaaaaagtcattttgaggtgtcattcaatatggaaaacaccaatcctatttgggataaataaaaacagcattattcattagccgtaattgtgtaatcatgtgaaagaagcttctcacgcctcaaactaatgaagaattacttgaggtcaacaattcttaaagatagattgaaacatttggtaattcttgctattgagcgggatctattattatgatatactgtatgactttgctacatgcaaggctcatgaagtaattctgtacgtagtaaagaatgaataaatgcatagacaaatttattttctaatactcttaaatttcacttattgtccgcttccctacctaAACTTGGCCCCATgaaatctgtttcgcataggacCCCACAATGCTTAAATCCGCCCcttctatttagtgacgggtgaatatacaagattacttgttctctttccatgacttcttggtcacaatggttaagtcgggcgctgctatttagtgtttctaaaatgtttgtttgtaaaatgttttacatgttttggatgttcttcttagtccaaatctcctgcaggacgagggtggatgggagcaggcagggtttgacagtccatcgcgcaaaccgcacgaccaggcagccatccatagcgACATGTGAATACTACTTGTACTCCCCCCCTTTcgttttttcatataataactctatccacagaaataagagtgatcttttctttactctttttcttgtccaaactcttgagccatgaagagatttatatatatattgttaatttcACACTTTTTACAATGATTACTGGGTAtttgatgaaatgaccaggacaTGAAAAGTTAGGAACCGCcatttagatcgcaaggtctgaaagggaactctttatataaagaaattcaactaaatttataacaataatgtTTATAGGAAGTTTTTGGAAGAGGCTTGTCTTAGTCTTATTTGGGATAAGTTTTCTATGATTGTGTTTACAATACAATAATTCACTTTAGATATATTCAATGGCACCAACAATCTTTTAGCCTTGGAAATATACAATGATTAAAATACACTGAAGAAACTTTTTTAGCTGCTTCAGAAAATTATAATGCCTAACTGATTACTGCTTATAATAACTTTACTGCTTATATGCTTGAATTGCAGTGCACAAAATCAATATTCTTCTATTTAATGCCTGTTTAAAAATCACTTTTAGACAACTTTACCTATTCTGTGTATGAGtggctcttttttttaaactaacaatgttaAATCGTGCATATTcaaattgcattttattaatacatttttttttcatagatgaAAATCACAAAGCAAGATAAAGAAATGACTTCAACAAATGTATTTGTAAAGGATATGAATGATCATATGGAACAAAGCCTATCCAATGAAACTGTTTCAGATAAGACCAAGAATTCTACGTGCACTGATAATcatcaaataaataaactttttacttGTCAAATTTCTCAAAAAAGGTTTTCTAgctctaaaatattacaaaatcatGAGTTGATTCATGCtggtgaaaaaacatttaaatgtcaaatatgtcagaaagaatattttcattCTTCCAATTTGAAACGACACCAAGagactcatactggtgaaaaaccatttaaatgtcaaatatgtcagaaagaatatttttattcttCCCATTTGAAACGACACCAACagactcatactggtgaaaaaccatttaaatgtcaaatatgtcagaaaggatttacTCAgtcttttagatttaaattCCACCAACggattcatactggtgaaaaaacatttaaatgtcaaatatgtgaGAAAGGATTTTCTCAGTCTCAAAGTTTGAAACTACACCAATtgactcatactggtgaaaaaccatttaaatgtccaatatgtcagaaaggattttctcAGTCTCAAAGTTTGAAACTACACCAATtgactcatactggtgaaaaaccatttcaatgtccaatatgtcagaaaggattttttCGTTCTAGTAGTTTGAAGAAACACCAACTGACTCATaatggtgaaaaaccatttaaatgtccaatatgtcagaaaggattttctcAGTCTCATAGTTTGAAACTCCACCAACtgactcatactggtgaaaagccatttaaatgtccaatatgtcagaaaggattttttCGTTCTAGTAGTTTGAAGAAACACCAACTGACTCATaatggtgaaaaaccatttaaatgtccaatatgtcagaaaggattttctcAGTCTCATAGTTTGAAACTCCACCAACtgactcatactggtgaaaagccatttaaatgtccaatatgtcagaaaggattttatcAGTCTAGTAATTTGAAACAACACCAACtgactcatactggtgaaaaaacatttaaatgtcaaatatgtcagaaaggattttatcAGTCTAGTCATTTCAAACAACACCAACTAACTCATACTGGtcaaaaaccatttaaatgtttaatatgtcagaaaggattttctcAGTCTTATAGGTTGAAACTCCACCAACtgactcatactggtgaaaagccatttaaatgtccaatatgtcagaaaggattttatAAGCCTAGTCATTTGAAAAAACACCAACtgactcatactggtgaaaaaccatttaaatgtccaatatgtcagaaaggattttctcATTCTAGTTATTTGAAGAAACACCAACTGACTCATaatggtgaaaaaccatttaaatgtccaatatgtcagaaaggattttctcAGTCTCAAAGTTTGAAACTCCACCAACtgactcatactggtgaaaagccatttaaatgtccaatatgtcagaaaggattttatcAGTCTAGTCATTTCAAACAACACCAACtgactcatactggtgaaaaaccatttaaatgtccaatatgtcagaaaggattttctcATTCTAGTTATTTGAAGAAACACCAACtgactcatactggtgaaaagccatttaaatgtccaatatgtcagaaaggattttttCGTTCTAGTAGTTTGAAGAAACACCAACTGACTCATaatggtgaaaaaccatttaaatgtccaatatgtcagaaaggattttctaTGTCTAGTAATTTGATACAACATCAACTAGTTCATTCTGGtaaaaaaccatttaaatgtgacACATGTGGAAAAGAATTATCTAGTTCttcaactttaaaaatacaCCAACTGATTCATTCTGgtgaaaatcaatttaaatttgACACATGTGGAAAAGAATTATCTAGTTCTTCATCTTTAAATAAACACCAACTGATTCATTCTGGtgaaaagacatttaaatgtccaatatgtcagaaaggattttctcAGTCTCATCATTTGATACAACATCAAGTTGTTCATTCTGgtgaaaaactatttaaatgtcaaatatgtcagaaaggatttacTAACTCTACTCATTTGAAACAACACCAACtgattcatactggtgaaaaacgatttaaatgtttaatgtgTCAGAAAGGATTTGCACTTTTATATAATTTGAAAGTCCACCTACAGagtcatactggtgaaaaaccatttaaatgtgaaaCATGTGGAAAAGTATTCTCTCTTGCTTCATATTTGAAAAAACACTGCTCGGTTCATAAAAATGATTTTGGGCTTTGAGAAATCTACCTCCACCACAAGGTATGAAATCACAAGAGCGGGTGATTGGACTATTGTCCTATTATTTTCAATGGATCCCAAATTTTTCCAGCAAGATCCCTTTATTAGTAAACAAAATCTTTCCTCCCCCTGAACAAGTTAAAGAAGCTTTTTAGGCTTTGTCTTTAAGCACTGATTTaatctaatttataaatatgtttatttataatgttttttttttttgatatattGGATATGTTATTTAAGTTCCTCCTCCTCTTTTTATACTTGTAGAGAAatcaaataatttattataaaacggAGTTGTATTTAGTCAAATAGTTTCTTCTTGATGTAACGGATATCAATATTATCCTGTTCATATTGTGTtatgtaatgatcaaaggccaaagtgtggtggaagtaggaAAAATCTTATGAGAGATGAGAATGATTAGATTACTTTTGATCATGCCTCTGATAACTTTTCTTTTGACGGCCATCCCTCAAGATATCTTTACTTGTAAATTGTTCTTACTTGATTATGAGTGTCATTTCAAACCCAGatgtaatgttttattttttctaataaacGCTGACTTCAAGAAATATGCAACAATGGCCAAGAACTTACAAAGAATGTTGTACAGCAATACGAATctatggatcgtcttctgtaccttCTATCAATAGTCAATCTTATTGATTTTAATTAACCtgcaaaaaaaaaccttttttacattatctctatatctatagacgttacatttgtatatattttaaatgacattttattatatttttatttaatgagtcATTCTTGTTGtcataaatgaaaataaatatatgaaatattgttaatttaatactttttacAATTGTTACCGAGTATTTGATGAAATGACTAGGAGATGAAATGATGTGGAACAACcatttagatcgcaaggtctgaaaggggactctttatataaaaaatttcaacttaatttataacaataatgtTATTATGAAGTCATCTAAAAAAGTTAGCCACCAAGTGACTCATACTGGTTAAAAAGCGTTTAAATGTCACATATGTAGAAAAGGATTCTCTAGTGCTTCACATTTGAAACAACACTGCTTGGTTCGTAGTAATGAAAAAATCATTTGAATGTCCAAAATGTCAAAAAGGATTTACTTCCTATTCCAATTTCTAACAGCATGAGTGACTTCGCTTGGAAAGTTTGTAAATATAGTAGGCTATCCAGTTAggtctataagataagataatttttattgatccaatcaaatggaaattcagtttgattacattgacaacctcagcgtaaatACTATCGCAAACAACCCGAAATCActacatggcctaaagtgtgccgatgggCCAAAAAACTCAACTAACCCGAAAACTCAttaaatacgctagattctaaAATTTACGCTCAATCACTACAAGAATATAATGAAGATAATTTTCTCTCAACCGTGAAAAGCTCGCAAATTAgactagatttattattattagagctttcatgcttatagcatgctcagagcgcttttggtccaatctcatttggtcccccccccctcagttgggggggggggagcgggtatctaggagttggttttccgtgctgcctttaggcgctcagtaacgacgactctgcccgagtcgggtgtcgaacctcgagccccctgctaggtagccaagccaagttcaagcgtacttggcctctcgacaaCGCTTCCCACCGCTATTTACGCTAAATCTCTGGAatatagtgaagataattctctcaactgtgaaaagtccgcgaattttagtgattAGATATACTTAGATcaaggctttagatctactgtagatttaacgatAATATTTTGCACACAGCTTTGAAAAGTCCGTAAAAGTTATTTCGACCGTAAAAGCCAGGGAAACTACatagttgaaaaagaaattctGCTTGAAAATAAAACTCTAATAGGTCTTATACCTCCTAAACCCAAAAGCCATTATTAAGTAAGCAAATTTCAACTAAACATACAAATAGAACTATTTATTCCAAGCTCTGTTTATAAGGAGGATTTATAAGTTCAgttaataaaaggaaaaaacaacacttcCTCAAATGCACATTGACTCTAGTTACTTATAGAGTCTAGTATCTTTAAGATTTACATAGGAACTTAAATTGTACATTTACATCACAAAGAATACGCCTTATgaaggcatctctaagaatgtttcttatgtaaaacaaggttacaaaacagtttttgtggaaactcaaaatcggccccaaaAGTGGTCCACTAAGGCAGGTAAAAGGGAAGGTTTCAATAtattcagaaagaacatcataaggaaattctatcaaacgcaaatgacagagaagaatggagaaataaggttgacagatcttgtgtggtgccccagcggtccagcagactaaaggataggtgaatgtgaagttagatgtgaacttggcctaactgatgtcctaaattgtaatgaatatctaattgatctgttttgtaaagggtcaatctcttattcaggtcctcaagaaaaaaaacaacacattttcgtaaaagaaaaaaaaaagtttaatgtaCTATCCGTCAACTGCATGTCAGTTAACGCGATAATATTAACAACtacatattaattgttgttttaaattatttccaaattgtatgcatactaaataacccgaaaatatatatataataaatgtgtgtgttCCGTCCGTTTGTTAGATACAttgtaaaacaataaaaatttagcatttatgaaatcaattattgttactTGATTTtgggaataaataaatatattgctaACATAACTTGAAGAgttatacaaacacaaatatagaGGAGCCGAAATCAGATGCAAAAACACCCAAATATCGGGCCAAATAAATTATACTTGGcggtagaacaaaaaaaaaagaagaataaccaacataacagacaaagaaggaaacaaaacacaggagagtaaaaaaaataatagaaattttta from Biomphalaria glabrata chromosome 9, xgBioGlab47.1, whole genome shotgun sequence encodes the following:
- the LOC129928203 gene encoding zinc finger protein 493-like isoform X1 translates to MADIEQSSLDLGNVIKHEKKESLNEICLITQSCELQDMKFSHVKIEKTEGDEVTSSMQPFEENYCHGQTCNVIPGHQADDVLKQEIKMSCTTESDKPLSLASRLLAMSKKADRNFYPVPIILPNLKLTEHVSVAELSSMSEMKITKQDKEMTSTNVFVKDMNDHMEQSLSNETVSDKTKNSTCTDNHQINKLFTCQISQKRFSSSKILQNHELIHAGEKTFKCQICQKEYFHSSNLKRHQETHTGEKPFKCQICQKEYFYSSHLKRHQQTHTGEKPFKCQICQKGFTQSFRFKFHQRIHTGEKTFKCQICEKGFSQSQSLKLHQLTHTGEKPFKCPICQKGFSQSQSLKLHQLTHTGEKPFQCPICQKGFFRSSSLKKHQLTHNGEKPFKCPICQKGFSQSHSLKLHQLTHTGEKPFKCPICQKGFFRSSSLKKHQLTHNGEKPFKCPICQKGFSQSHSLKLHQLTHTGEKPFKCPICQKGFYQSSNLKQHQLTHTGEKTFKCQICQKGFYQSSHFKQHQLTHTGQKPFKCLICQKGFSQSYRLKLHQLTHTGEKPFKCPICQKGFYKPSHLKKHQLTHTGEKPFKCPICQKGFSHSSYLKKHQLTHNGEKPFKCPICQKGFSQSQSLKLHQLTHTGEKPFKCPICQKGFYQSSHFKQHQLTHTGEKPFKCPICQKGFSHSSYLKKHQLTHTGEKPFKCPICQKGFFRSSSLKKHQLTHNGEKPFKCPICQKGFSMSSNLIQHQLVHSGKKPFKCDTCGKELSSSSTLKIHQLIHSGENQFKFDTCGKELSSSSSLNKHQLIHSGEKTFKCPICQKGFSQSHHLIQHQVVHSGEKLFKCQICQKGFTNSTHLKQHQLIHTGEKRFKCLMCQKGFALLYNLKVHLQSHTGEKPFKCETCGKVFSLASYLKKHCSVHKNDFGL